One genomic segment of Photobacterium sp. DA100 includes these proteins:
- the ftsW gene encoding cell division protein FtsW, translated as MGQFFDWMTKPAAHSPYDRQLVWIALALMVTGLVMVTSASVPIATRLTDMPFYFALRHGFFLVCSLVLASFVLMIPLEKWRQYSVPMLILSIVLLIAVLGVGRSVNGASRWIPLGIFNLQPAEVAKLSLFLFLSGYLVRQYQQVRETFVGFAKPLLVLIVLGGLLLEQPDLGSFVVMFVTTVGMLFIAGAKLWQFIVMIATAGVGIASLIYFEPYRWRRVTSFLDPWDDPFGSGYQLTQSLMAFGRGDWLGQGLGNSIQKLEYLPEAHTDFVFAVLAEEVGLIGVTVVLLLIFALVFKALMIGRRCLQTEQLYGGFLAFGFAFWFAFQTLVNVGAAAGMVPTKGLTLPLISYGGSSLFIMATAVAILIRIDYEQRIAVKAMPDPEVEENDNE; from the coding sequence ATGGGGCAGTTTTTTGACTGGATGACCAAACCGGCGGCACACAGCCCGTATGACAGGCAACTGGTTTGGATCGCATTGGCCTTGATGGTCACAGGGCTGGTTATGGTGACCTCTGCCTCGGTGCCGATCGCGACCCGCCTGACAGATATGCCGTTCTACTTTGCCCTGCGCCATGGCTTCTTTCTGGTGTGCTCTTTGGTGCTGGCAAGTTTCGTTCTGATGATCCCGCTCGAAAAGTGGCGTCAGTACAGCGTGCCAATGCTGATCCTTTCGATTGTTTTGCTGATCGCGGTCCTTGGCGTTGGCCGTTCAGTCAACGGGGCATCGCGCTGGATCCCGCTGGGGATTTTCAACCTGCAGCCTGCTGAAGTGGCCAAGCTTTCCCTGTTCTTGTTTCTTTCGGGTTACCTGGTCCGCCAATATCAGCAGGTGAGGGAAACCTTCGTCGGTTTTGCCAAGCCGCTGCTAGTACTTATTGTACTCGGCGGCTTGTTGCTTGAGCAGCCCGACCTCGGCTCCTTCGTGGTGATGTTCGTTACCACGGTCGGTATGCTGTTTATTGCTGGTGCCAAACTGTGGCAGTTCATTGTCATGATAGCCACGGCGGGCGTCGGTATTGCCTCTCTGATTTACTTCGAACCTTACCGTTGGCGACGGGTGACGTCGTTTCTCGACCCGTGGGATGATCCGTTTGGCAGCGGCTACCAGTTGACCCAGTCACTGATGGCCTTCGGCCGGGGTGATTGGCTGGGACAGGGGCTGGGCAACTCAATCCAGAAACTCGAGTATCTGCCCGAGGCACATACCGATTTCGTGTTTGCGGTATTGGCTGAGGAAGTCGGGCTGATTGGGGTGACGGTGGTGCTGCTGCTGATCTTCGCCCTGGTGTTCAAGGCGCTGATGATTGGCCGCCGCTGCCTGCAGACCGAGCAGTTATATGGTGGTTTTCTGGCATTTGGCTTTGCATTCTGGTTTGCTTTCCAGACCTTGGTCAATGTAGGGGCTGCCGCGGGCATGGTTCCGACCAAAGGCCTGACTCTGCCACTGATCAGTTACGGTGGCTCCAGTTTATTTATTATGGCTACTGCGGTCGCCATTTTGATCCGGATAGACTACGAGCAGCGAATCGCTGTCAAAGCGATGCCGGATCC
- the murE gene encoding UDP-N-acetylmuramoyl-L-alanyl-D-glutamate--2,6-diaminopimelate ligase: MPEPKLLHTIGELLSPWLEDLCLPESLATVTISGMTLDSRQIKTGEMFVAVKGHSVDGRQFIAKAQQAGAALVLAQADTDQPYLEQSDSGAVIYLPRLGDLLSAIAKRFYGAPDEHVDVVAVTGTNGKTTISQLLAQWVMLLGKPAGVMGTTGNGLLGQIQPATNTTGSALEIPCVLQQMAGQGARFAAMEVSSHGLVQGRVKALEFKASIFTNLSRDHLDYHGDMASYAEAKKTLFTEHQCGVAVINADDPVGREWLVELPQAVAVAMEPAQLAGHKGQLLWLESVDYSAQGVTVAFGSSWGAGQFTAPLVGAFNVTNLLLSLATLLATGYPMAALLAAAPQLQAVTGRMEVFQKPDKPMMVVDYAHTPDALEKALQALRVHCHGKLWCIFGCGGDRDRGKRPLMAQAAESLADRVILTDDNPRSEAPGAIMADMLAGLAQPQLAETIHDRRAACQWALTHAAAEDIVLVAGKGHEDYQILADRTIHYSDRETVAELLEVKA, from the coding sequence ATGCCGGAACCTAAATTATTACACACCATCGGTGAGCTGTTGTCGCCGTGGCTGGAGGACCTTTGCCTGCCTGAGTCTCTGGCGACAGTGACTATTTCAGGGATGACCCTCGATAGCCGGCAGATCAAGACCGGCGAGATGTTTGTTGCCGTGAAGGGCCACAGCGTCGACGGCCGGCAGTTTATCGCCAAGGCTCAGCAAGCCGGTGCCGCGTTGGTGTTGGCACAGGCCGACACCGATCAGCCTTACCTTGAGCAAAGCGATAGCGGTGCCGTGATTTACCTCCCCCGCCTGGGCGACTTGCTGTCGGCAATCGCCAAGCGTTTTTATGGGGCGCCGGACGAACACGTCGATGTGGTTGCCGTGACGGGAACCAACGGCAAGACAACTATCAGCCAGCTCTTGGCGCAATGGGTTATGCTGCTGGGTAAACCGGCAGGGGTGATGGGCACGACGGGCAACGGTTTGCTGGGGCAGATCCAGCCGGCCACGAACACTACCGGTAGCGCCCTTGAAATTCCTTGTGTCTTGCAGCAGATGGCGGGCCAGGGAGCCCGTTTTGCTGCGATGGAAGTATCTTCCCACGGCTTGGTCCAGGGGCGGGTCAAGGCCCTGGAGTTCAAGGCCAGTATCTTCACGAACCTCAGCCGTGACCACCTCGATTACCATGGTGATATGGCCAGCTATGCCGAGGCCAAGAAAACCCTGTTTACCGAGCACCAGTGCGGTGTTGCGGTGATCAATGCCGATGACCCGGTCGGCCGTGAATGGCTGGTCGAGCTGCCGCAAGCTGTTGCGGTCGCTATGGAGCCGGCTCAACTGGCAGGCCACAAAGGCCAGCTGCTGTGGTTGGAGTCGGTTGACTACAGCGCGCAGGGTGTCACCGTTGCCTTTGGGTCCAGTTGGGGAGCCGGGCAGTTCACCGCGCCGCTAGTCGGGGCATTCAATGTCACCAACCTGCTGCTGTCGCTGGCAACCCTGCTGGCGACAGGCTATCCGATGGCAGCCCTGCTGGCTGCGGCGCCGCAGCTGCAGGCGGTTACCGGGCGGATGGAAGTTTTTCAAAAGCCTGACAAACCTATGATGGTCGTTGACTATGCTCACACTCCCGACGCCCTGGAAAAGGCCCTGCAAGCCCTGCGAGTGCACTGCCACGGCAAGCTCTGGTGTATTTTTGGCTGCGGCGGCGATCGCGACCGCGGCAAGCGCCCACTGATGGCGCAGGCGGCGGAGAGCCTGGCGGATCGGGTGATCCTGACCGATGACAACCCGCGCAGCGAGGCGCCGGGCGCTATCATGGCTGATATGCTGGCCGGTCTCGCCCAGCCGCAATTAGCCGAGACCATCCATGACCGCCGCGCAGCGTGTCAGTGGGCACTTACCCATGCCGCTGCCGAGGACATCGTGTTGGTAGCGGGCAAGGGCCACGAGGACTACCAGATCTTGGCTGATCGTACTATTCATTATTCTGACCGCGAGACGGTCGCCGAGTTGCTGGAGGTAAAGGCATGA
- the murD gene encoding UDP-N-acetylmuramoyl-L-alanine--D-glutamate ligase: MKGLEGVKQVVVIGLGMTGLSVVNHLLRAAQPLDIKVIDTREHPPGREQLPPSVELCSGQWQMDWLMAADMIVSSPGIALATPQLQQAAAAGIEIVGDIELFARAVGKPVVAITGSNGKSTVTSLVGEMAKEAGITVGVGGNIGFAALDMLAEDHDLYVLELSSFQLETTSSLALKAAAYLNLSEDHMDRYPGGLAQYSAAKMRIFNHAELAVFNREDLATKPDTDRRKLELVSFGLNAGNSDSTERYGLVEHQGEEWLAVAGEPVMPSKDIALVGRHNVANSLAALALADAAGIDREASCRALRRYNGLAHRCQLVAEQHGVKWVNDSKATNLASTLAALNGLQLDGKLHLLVGGDGKGADFSELAPVLATLDTQLYCFGRDGHQFAPLVPQPVMVETMEQAMSQAAHTARAGDMILLSPACASFDQFANFMVRGDTFVELAQSLQHQVGKDS, translated from the coding sequence ATGAAAGGCTTGGAAGGCGTAAAACAGGTTGTGGTGATCGGGCTGGGCATGACAGGCCTGTCGGTGGTGAACCATTTGCTGAGGGCGGCTCAGCCATTGGACATCAAGGTCATTGATACCCGCGAGCACCCTCCAGGCCGCGAACAACTCCCGCCGTCGGTTGAGCTTTGCAGCGGCCAGTGGCAGATGGACTGGCTGATGGCGGCAGACATGATTGTCTCGAGCCCGGGGATCGCCCTGGCTACCCCGCAGTTGCAGCAGGCCGCAGCGGCCGGGATTGAGATCGTCGGTGATATCGAGCTGTTTGCCCGGGCGGTAGGCAAGCCGGTGGTGGCGATCACCGGTTCCAACGGCAAGAGTACAGTGACCAGCCTGGTCGGCGAGATGGCCAAAGAGGCCGGTATCACCGTCGGTGTCGGTGGTAACATCGGTTTTGCTGCGCTGGATATGCTGGCAGAGGATCACGATCTGTATGTCCTCGAGTTGTCCAGCTTTCAGCTCGAAACCACCTCAAGCCTGGCGCTGAAAGCGGCGGCGTACCTCAATCTATCCGAAGATCATATGGACCGCTATCCTGGCGGCCTGGCCCAGTACAGCGCGGCCAAGATGCGGATCTTCAACCATGCCGAGCTGGCGGTGTTCAACCGCGAAGATCTGGCGACCAAGCCGGATACTGATCGTCGTAAGCTTGAGCTGGTCAGCTTTGGCCTCAATGCCGGTAACAGTGATAGCACTGAGCGCTATGGCTTGGTTGAGCACCAAGGCGAGGAGTGGCTGGCCGTAGCCGGAGAGCCTGTCATGCCTAGCAAGGATATTGCCCTGGTCGGCCGCCACAATGTGGCCAATAGCTTGGCGGCGCTGGCCCTGGCCGATGCAGCTGGCATTGACCGCGAGGCCTCGTGCCGGGCGCTGCGTCGCTACAACGGCTTGGCCCACCGCTGCCAGCTGGTTGCCGAGCAGCATGGCGTAAAGTGGGTCAATGACTCCAAAGCGACCAACCTGGCGAGCACCCTGGCCGCGCTTAACGGTCTGCAGCTTGACGGCAAGCTGCACTTGCTGGTCGGTGGTGACGGCAAGGGGGCGGATTTTTCCGAGTTGGCCCCGGTGTTGGCCACATTGGATACCCAGCTATATTGTTTTGGCCGTGATGGCCATCAGTTTGCCCCATTGGTGCCGCAGCCGGTAATGGTTGAGACGATGGAGCAAGCCATGTCGCAAGCCGCGCATACCGCCCGTGCTGGTGACATGATTTTGCTATCTCCGGCCTGTGCGAGCTTCGATCAATTTGCTAACTTTATGGTACGTGGTGATACCTTTGTCGAATTGGCGCAATCACTGCAGCATCAAGTAGGCAAGGATAGCTGA
- the mraY gene encoding phospho-N-acetylmuramoyl-pentapeptide-transferase: MIYWLADLLESTFPFFRLFEYLTFRAIISILTALMISLWMGPRLIARLQMLQIGQVVRHDGPESHFSKRGTPTMGGIMILASIAITVLLWADLTNPYVWAVLTVMLGYGAVGFVDDYRKVVRKNTDGLIARWKYFWQSVIALGVAFALYVHGQDTVATQLVVPFFKDVMPQLGLFYIVFTYFVIVGTSNAVNLTDGLDGLAIMPTVMVAGGMAFIAWATGNVNFANYLHIPYLKDASELVVVCTAIVGAGLGFLWFNTYPAQVFMGDVGSLALGGALGTIAVLVRQELLLVVMGGVFVMETVSVILQVGSYKLRGQRIFRMAPIHHHYELKGWPEPRVIVRFWIITLMLVLIALATLKVR; encoded by the coding sequence ATGATTTACTGGTTAGCTGATTTACTGGAATCGACATTTCCATTTTTTCGACTGTTTGAATACCTGACTTTCCGCGCCATCATCAGCATCTTGACCGCGCTGATGATTTCATTGTGGATGGGACCTCGCCTGATCGCCCGACTGCAGATGCTGCAGATCGGCCAGGTAGTCCGCCACGATGGCCCTGAATCTCACTTCAGCAAACGCGGTACCCCGACAATGGGCGGGATCATGATCTTGGCCTCCATTGCCATTACGGTGCTGCTTTGGGCCGATCTGACCAATCCGTATGTCTGGGCGGTACTGACCGTAATGCTAGGTTACGGCGCAGTCGGCTTTGTCGATGACTACCGCAAGGTGGTGCGCAAGAATACCGATGGCCTGATCGCCCGCTGGAAGTATTTCTGGCAGTCGGTGATTGCCTTGGGGGTAGCCTTTGCCCTGTATGTGCATGGCCAGGATACCGTGGCGACCCAGCTGGTGGTGCCATTCTTCAAGGATGTCATGCCGCAGCTTGGCTTGTTCTACATCGTATTTACCTACTTTGTCATTGTCGGTACCAGTAATGCCGTCAACCTGACCGACGGCCTTGACGGCTTGGCAATCATGCCGACCGTGATGGTAGCCGGCGGTATGGCATTCATCGCCTGGGCGACCGGTAACGTCAACTTTGCCAACTACCTGCATATCCCTTACCTCAAAGATGCCAGTGAGCTGGTTGTCGTCTGTACCGCGATCGTCGGTGCCGGTTTGGGCTTCCTGTGGTTCAACACCTATCCGGCACAGGTCTTTATGGGCGATGTCGGCTCATTGGCCTTGGGCGGCGCGCTGGGTACCATTGCGGTACTGGTTCGCCAGGAGCTGCTGCTGGTTGTGATGGGCGGTGTCTTCGTGATGGAGACCGTGTCGGTGATCCTGCAGGTTGGCTCGTACAAATTGCGTGGCCAGCGGATCTTCCGCATGGCACCGATCCACCATCACTATGAATTGAAAGGCTGGCCGGAGCCACGAGTGATTGTGCGTTTCTGGATCATTACTTTGATGCTGGTACTGATCGCACTGGCAACCCTGAAGGTACGATAA
- the rsmH gene encoding 16S rRNA (cytosine(1402)-N(4))-methyltransferase RsmH, with amino-acid sequence MSEQFEHVSVLLHESVDGLAIKPDGIYIDGTFGRGGHSRLILSQLGENGRLYSIDRDPQAIAEAQKIDDPRFTIIHGPFSGMEKYMEERDLIGRVDGVLLDLGVSSPQLDDAERGFSFMRDGPLDMRMDPTSGISAAEWLAEAEADDIAWVLKEFGEERFAKRIARGIVAYREDPENEPLTRTTQLAKLIADVSPFKDKHKHPATRSFQAIRIYINSELEEIETALKGAVSILAKGGRLSVISFHSLEDRMVKRFIRKQSKGPEVPAGLPLTEEQIKALGSADLKPVGKAIKPSKNEVSDNARSRSSVLRLAERL; translated from the coding sequence ATGTCTGAACAGTTTGAGCACGTCTCGGTTTTACTTCATGAATCGGTTGATGGTTTGGCCATCAAGCCAGATGGTATCTATATCGATGGTACATTTGGCCGCGGTGGTCACAGCCGCCTGATCCTTTCCCAGCTAGGTGAAAACGGGCGTCTATACAGTATTGACCGCGATCCCCAGGCGATTGCCGAAGCCCAGAAAATTGATGATCCGCGCTTTACCATCATCCATGGCCCGTTCTCGGGTATGGAAAAGTATATGGAAGAGCGCGATTTGATCGGTCGCGTCGATGGCGTGTTGTTGGATCTGGGGGTTTCTTCTCCGCAGCTGGACGATGCCGAGCGCGGCTTTAGTTTTATGCGAGATGGGCCGCTTGATATGCGTATGGACCCGACATCCGGGATCTCTGCGGCAGAATGGCTGGCTGAAGCGGAAGCCGATGACATTGCCTGGGTACTGAAAGAGTTTGGTGAAGAGCGCTTTGCCAAACGCATTGCCCGCGGCATCGTGGCCTACCGGGAAGATCCGGAGAACGAGCCGTTGACCCGTACCACCCAGCTGGCCAAGCTGATAGCGGATGTGTCGCCGTTCAAGGATAAGCACAAGCACCCGGCAACGCGTAGCTTCCAGGCGATTCGTATCTACATCAACAGCGAGCTTGAAGAAATTGAAACCGCGCTGAAAGGCGCCGTGAGTATCTTGGCGAAAGGGGGCCGCCTGTCGGTGATCAGCTTCCACTCGCTGGAAGACCGTATGGTTAAGCGCTTTATCCGCAAACAGAGCAAAGGACCGGAAGTACCGGCTGGTTTGCCATTGACGGAAGAGCAGATCAAGGCGCTGGGCAGCGCGGATCTGAAGCCGGTCGGTAAAGCGATCAAGCCATCGAAAAATGAAGTGAGCGATAACGCTCGCTCCCGTAGTTCTGTACTGCGCTTGGCTGAACGCCTATGA
- the murF gene encoding UDP-N-acetylmuramoyl-tripeptide--D-alanyl-D-alanine ligase, with protein MIPVQLSQLAEVLGGQLVGADTTISAVSTDTRKIGTETLFIALIGERFDAHDFCQSAKEQGATALLVSKHLPVELPQLVVGDTHKALGQLGAWLKAEMEQRHGLKTVALTGSCGKTTVKEMTAAILAQKGKVLATGGNFNNDIGVPLTLLRLEPEHEFAVIELGANHQKEISYTTNLVKPQVALINNLAAAHLEGFGSLDGVAKAKGEIFEGLEARGKDAVAVINLDSNALDMWQPMLDKHQLQTFSASQPEADFHALDISINSMGRACFTMRTPAATFPVSLTLAGGHNVANALAAAALAMAMGATPEQVQAGLGGVANVKGRADVTEPRQNLRLIDDTYNASVASVKAAIDLLAGFDGQRWFVLGDMAELGDDSAALHQEVAEYALERRLDKVLTFGNASQIVSSLNNGQHFNDKTALIETLQQQLDPLLNEDNIQVTVLAKGARSSRMEDVIVALQEHK; from the coding sequence ATGATCCCGGTTCAACTATCCCAATTGGCCGAGGTGCTGGGCGGCCAGCTGGTGGGTGCTGATACCACTATATCGGCAGTCTCGACCGATACCCGTAAAATCGGCACCGAGACCCTTTTCATTGCCTTGATCGGCGAGCGCTTTGATGCCCATGACTTTTGCCAGAGCGCCAAAGAGCAAGGGGCTACCGCCTTGCTGGTAAGCAAGCACTTACCGGTTGAGCTGCCACAGTTGGTGGTCGGCGATACCCACAAGGCACTCGGCCAGCTTGGCGCATGGTTAAAGGCAGAGATGGAGCAGCGCCATGGCTTGAAGACGGTGGCCCTGACCGGTAGCTGCGGCAAAACCACAGTCAAAGAGATGACGGCTGCTATCTTGGCGCAGAAAGGCAAGGTACTGGCAACGGGTGGAAACTTCAATAATGACATTGGAGTCCCGCTGACCCTGCTTCGTTTGGAGCCAGAGCATGAGTTTGCGGTGATTGAGCTGGGTGCCAATCACCAGAAAGAGATTTCCTACACCACTAATCTGGTCAAGCCGCAGGTGGCACTGATCAACAATCTCGCCGCCGCCCATCTCGAAGGGTTTGGCTCGCTGGACGGGGTGGCGAAAGCCAAGGGCGAGATCTTCGAAGGCTTGGAAGCGCGTGGTAAAGACGCCGTCGCCGTTATCAACCTTGACTCCAATGCCCTGGATATGTGGCAGCCGATGTTGGATAAGCATCAGCTGCAGACGTTTTCGGCCAGCCAGCCAGAAGCAGATTTTCACGCGCTTGACATAAGTATTAACAGTATGGGCCGTGCTTGCTTTACAATGCGCACCCCCGCAGCAACATTTCCGGTCAGCCTGACGTTGGCTGGTGGTCATAATGTCGCCAATGCTCTTGCCGCTGCAGCGCTGGCAATGGCGATGGGGGCAACGCCGGAGCAGGTACAGGCGGGGCTGGGCGGTGTGGCCAATGTGAAGGGCCGTGCCGATGTGACTGAGCCGCGCCAGAATCTGCGCCTGATCGACGATACCTACAACGCCAGTGTTGCTTCCGTGAAGGCGGCGATCGATTTGTTGGCTGGATTCGACGGTCAGCGCTGGTTTGTATTGGGGGACATGGCCGAGTTGGGCGATGACAGTGCAGCACTGCACCAGGAAGTGGCAGAGTATGCCCTCGAACGTCGCCTGGATAAGGTACTGACGTTTGGCAATGCCAGCCAAATCGTCAGCTCGCTCAACAATGGTCAACATTTTAACGATAAAACAGCATTGATTGAGACGCTGCAGCAGCAGCTTGATCCTTTGCTCAATGAAGACAACATCCAAGTGACAGTGCTAGCAAAAGGAGCCCGTAGCTCCCGCATGGAAGATGTGATTGTTGCACTGCAGGAACATAAATAA
- the ftsL gene encoding cell division protein FtsL, with protein MSQQPEPTDNLAQIIGRDLISVGRIPMVLLVLVLISAMGVVLITHHSRQLIAQQEQLLIERDQLDIEWRNQILEESSLAEHSRIERLAEQEMEMQRPSRDSEIIVK; from the coding sequence ATGAGCCAGCAACCGGAACCAACGGATAACCTGGCCCAGATCATTGGCCGGGATTTAATATCAGTCGGTCGTATCCCGATGGTATTGTTGGTTCTGGTTCTGATTTCGGCAATGGGGGTGGTGTTGATCACCCACCATTCGCGCCAGCTGATAGCCCAGCAGGAACAACTGCTGATCGAGCGTGATCAGCTCGATATCGAGTGGCGAAATCAGATCCTTGAAGAAAGTTCATTGGCCGAGCACAGTCGAATTGAACGTTTAGCCGAGCAGGAGATGGAGATGCAGCGTCCATCCCGTGATAGCGAAATTATTGTTAAATAA
- the ftsI gene encoding peptidoglycan glycosyltransferase FtsI, translating into MKITKAFKRSDKQNQRRQKAPPAFIPWRFGVICACILLALVALLARSAYIQVLEPGKLIQEGDLRSLRVKALPSARGIISDRNGEQLAVSVPVQAVWADPVQIFNNGGLAQPERWYALADVLGLDRQGLMTRLENNSKRRFIYLQRQVSPAMAAYVGKLKLPGIGLKDESRRFYPAGEVSAHLIGVTGIDSHGLEGVERTYDGWLTGEPGRRTVRKDRYGRVVENISLKKREPGQPLSLSIDQRLQAVAYRAVKQAVADYQATSASVVMVDVRTGEILAMVNAPSYNPNNRDQLKSFRMRNRAITDAMEPGSTIKPFVVLAAMENGVADEDTVIDTGNGLMQIGGSRVRDVSRVGKANLAKILQKSSNIGVSKLSLAMPVDAVLGMYSSVGLGDASGINLIGEAQGFFPDRRRWSDFERATLSFGYGISVTPIQLVRAYATLGAMGVNRPLSILKTESVVPGRQVVSAENTRKLLDMLELVTHQGGSARRAAVPGYRVGAKTGTAKKAAAGGYSDEYVAMTAGLAPISNPRLAMVVVVNEPQGDAYYGGAIAAPIFSEVMESALQILNIPPDAGTLEELNVVNHRGNTHAGT; encoded by the coding sequence ATGAAAATAACAAAAGCCTTCAAGCGTTCTGATAAGCAGAATCAACGTCGCCAGAAAGCGCCACCGGCATTTATCCCGTGGCGCTTTGGTGTTATTTGTGCGTGTATTTTACTGGCCCTGGTCGCCCTGCTGGCGCGATCGGCCTATATCCAGGTCCTTGAGCCCGGCAAGCTGATCCAGGAAGGCGACTTGCGCTCGCTGCGGGTCAAGGCACTGCCTTCTGCCCGCGGGATTATCTCCGACCGCAATGGCGAGCAGTTGGCGGTCAGCGTCCCCGTGCAGGCGGTGTGGGCCGATCCGGTCCAGATCTTCAACAATGGCGGCCTTGCCCAGCCCGAGCGCTGGTATGCCCTGGCCGATGTGCTGGGGCTTGATCGCCAAGGGTTGATGACAAGGCTCGAAAACAACAGCAAGCGCCGCTTTATTTACCTGCAACGCCAGGTTAGTCCTGCCATGGCAGCCTATGTCGGCAAGCTTAAGCTACCCGGCATTGGCCTGAAAGATGAATCCCGCCGCTTTTACCCTGCCGGTGAAGTCAGTGCCCACCTGATCGGTGTGACCGGTATTGATAGCCACGGCCTGGAAGGCGTCGAGCGGACCTATGATGGCTGGCTGACCGGCGAGCCGGGTCGCCGTACCGTGCGCAAAGATCGCTATGGCCGGGTCGTCGAGAATATTTCCCTCAAGAAGCGCGAGCCGGGCCAACCGCTCAGCCTGAGTATTGATCAGCGCCTGCAGGCCGTTGCCTACCGCGCGGTGAAGCAGGCGGTGGCGGATTACCAAGCGACGTCGGCATCGGTGGTGATGGTCGATGTCCGTACCGGTGAAATACTGGCGATGGTCAATGCGCCGTCCTATAACCCGAACAACCGCGACCAGCTGAAGAGTTTCCGGATGCGTAACCGGGCGATCACCGATGCGATGGAGCCGGGTTCGACGATCAAGCCGTTTGTGGTGTTAGCGGCCATGGAAAATGGTGTTGCCGACGAAGATACCGTTATCGATACCGGCAACGGCCTGATGCAGATTGGCGGTAGCCGGGTGCGGGATGTGTCCCGGGTCGGCAAGGCCAATCTTGCTAAGATCCTGCAAAAGTCCAGTAATATCGGGGTCAGTAAGCTCTCGCTGGCGATGCCGGTCGATGCGGTGCTGGGGATGTACAGCAGCGTCGGACTGGGCGATGCCTCGGGGATCAACCTGATCGGTGAGGCGCAGGGCTTTTTCCCGGATCGCCGCCGTTGGTCTGACTTTGAACGGGCGACCCTCTCGTTTGGCTATGGGATTTCCGTTACCCCTATCCAGCTGGTGCGGGCCTATGCCACGCTGGGAGCGATGGGGGTCAACCGTCCGCTTTCTATTCTCAAGACCGAATCGGTGGTGCCCGGTCGCCAGGTTGTCTCGGCTGAGAACACCCGCAAGCTGCTCGATATGCTTGAGTTGGTGACCCACCAGGGCGGCAGTGCCCGCCGTGCGGCGGTGCCGGGCTACCGTGTCGGGGCGAAAACCGGTACCGCGAAGAAAGCGGCAGCCGGCGGCTACAGCGATGAATACGTGGCGATGACGGCTGGACTGGCTCCGATCAGCAACCCGCGACTGGCGATGGTGGTGGTGGTCAACGAACCGCAGGGGGATGCCTATTACGGTGGCGCCATTGCCGCGCCGATTTTCTCCGAAGTGATGGAGAGTGCCTTACAGATTTTGAATATCCCGCCGGATGCGGGAACGCTTGAAGAATTAAATGTAGTGAACCACAGAGGCAATACCCATGCCGGAACCTAA